TATATGAAGTGCATAAAAAAGTCATATCTAACTGGAGAGCTTACTCAAATTGGAAGTGTGCATCTAAGTTATTGTCATCTTTGTATTTTGAAATACAAAAATCGCATAATCGAAAAAGAACAAATATTTGTGCCAGTTTATATATATCTAGTCTTactgtttatttaaatataattgacACATGGTTAAGTGAGGGACGATTCGAAGATTGGAGAGAAGAATTTATCATTGTcaggtaaaaatatttaaatataaattaaagtgGCAGTAGATTGTAATTATCTTTTCTATTTCAGATTTTCAAGTTATGCAACTTCAGAAAATAATGAACAGTATGAAGCATTTTCCTTGAGATCTTTAGACAGTATATGTTTAACAGATCCAATAATGCAGTTTTTAATTAAGAAAGTACAGCATATGGGTCAAAGTATCGAGTTATTAGTATCATTTGATCGTATTACAGACATATGGGAAATTAACAGTGGAAGTAGTGGTATGCAGTATTTTTAGTTTTAGTTTATGTATCAttgtaattgtgataaattaaaatatttaataaagtacATTTTACAGAAATAAGGTCATTGGTGGATGAATTCTACATCAAATTAGAAGTGGAAATTTCTAAATATGGTACATGTGAACTACAAACAAAATCACCTATGTTTCAAGAGAATACAGTAATGGATGATGAAAATGAAGACGTAGAGAAGAATATTATACAAGAATTAACTGAATTCAATAATCCATTTCTACTAAAAGCTTTTGAAGGCTACATTCCTCCTCAGTTATTAAAAAAGGATATTACTGATGTATGCTGTTCCAACATTAAGAATGTTAAAGAAGATACTAATAGTTTATTTGAAAGGTACtttcattataaatttaaaacttcttgcaaaaaaatacttttctttaaatgtaatatataaattttcagacttgagaaagtatcaaattatattttaccatttagaaaaatattagaaagtatTTTAGCAGATATTCTAGTTTCACGGTATAATAGTGCTAGTAAATTAGTCAAAAATATAATGTCAGATGAATATAAATTGGAATCACATTTAACATTAATGAGATCTGTTTATATGATGGAAGCAGGCCACATTATGAgcaaattttatcaaaaattatttcaagaggtatggtataaaatattatgattggtatgtcattttttttttcatatagtatttattatgtatattttgtacTACACTTGTACTAGATCGAATCCAATCAAATGTGGAGCAATTCTTACTTCTTATCGTGTATACTTGAGGAAATCCTTTCTCAGTGGCGACCAGATTCAAGTTCACGTTGGTCTGTTACAGTTTGTAATACTAATACAAATCAAGTGTTAGTGGCTGTGGATAATATAACATTAAACTATGCAATAGGTTGGCCtatgaatattatattaaacgaaaaaactttcataaaatataatgaaatatttagGTTTCAATTAAGGTTAAAATGGGCTTTATGGACATTGAACAATTTGAGATTTAGTggtaagaaaaaatattgtaaaattgttaACTTGTcacttttattaatatattatatttaatgacATTTCTTATAGATTTggaaggttcaaaatcaatgtATAAAAGAAATAAGTTGGAACAGTTTCATATAAGACGTATTGAAAGCTTGCGATTTTCTTTATTACATGCAATTACTTCAATACATACATATCTATCAGGCCAAGTACTGCAAAATTTGAGTCTTGTATTAGAAAAGTCGTTGATGCAAGCTGATAGTCTTGATGCAATTATATcaggtaaaataaatttataatttctatgtaCATCCTATAGATATATAATTTCTTCCTTTTTGATATAATTGTAATTTCAGTTCATAATGAATATTTGCGAAAAGTTCATGAACACTGTTTATTAACAGCAGAGTATGATGATTTAATGGCAACTGTAAataatgtatgtatacatattgaATATAATATCGCACAATGCGAGACATCTTGTATATATACACGTGACTaatttatatgtatttatttcagCTAATTGAAATGTGTAGTCATATTCGTACTCGATGGAACTATAAAAAGTTAATGTTTGTCAGTGAAGAATTGGACATGTTAGAAAGCAGTTACACCAAATATCACACATATCTTGCTTTAGCACTGCATAATGCAATACAAAATAAGGATGCAAATTACTGTAAGTCAGAAATTCTTTTAACAgcattgtataatatatttcaatcTAATATTCCCAAATTTAGTAAAATTACTTCAGCGTCATAAGcacaataaattataaaattactaaataattattataaccatatgaaataataataataataataataacaataataataataataattattattattttaataattttaacaattttactaACAATGCAAAAAATGTACATAATAGCATGCCAATTAACATTGTTCCtaaatttaacatattttttttaattgcttTGTTTACAGTGACTGGTTTAAGCTCAGCATTTAACTGCAGTATGTCGTGTGTTTAATAATGATACATTTTCATACTATGTTTTTCAAACACAATAATAATGCTATATCTATAAGGAATAACACTGTAATGAGTTGTGTTATCAttagaaaattttgtatattattattaataattaaaatttgtgttACATGAAATTATACAATGCAAATAATAATTCATTAACAAGAATGTTGTCCTTACTAATGCTTTGCTACCATTTGTGCTAAAAttctttttaacaaaatatatcaaaatctgccacatctcatgaatattgaaatttttatgatAATTTGTAAAAGTTTGTAGAGCATTATAGATAAAAATTGCATTATACGTAAAATTTATactgttaaatattttgttaaatacTTTGTATATTAAAAGTAAATGAATTTACATtatagaataaaaatgaatGTTCTTTCTATTTTAGTAATTTAAAAATCTATTTAAAAAGTTTGTTCCTTCAGTTCCAAAATCCTATCCAATTCCTATAAATTCCTTTCAGATGAATTAATGCTACAATATCAGTACAATATGCGAAATATGTATATAGACAATGATGAAGCTGTTTGTTCATTCAATAACCTTAGCCGGAGTTTATTAATTGAAATAGCATATCAGAATTTACCCCCATCAGGCTTGCCTGTTCCTATTCCAAGACTGATACACAAAACGGATTGGTACATAAGCAGGTAAAaaaatctatattttaattttaaacattataaaaatttgttatgATAAAATATGTACTTTTAATATCACCGACAAAAACAAatgttattgtaaaatatttattaaaagtatcaaatttaaatttttcagtTTAAATTCTGAATATTCTTTACCCAATGAAATTAGTTTAAATGAATATGAACAAACATTTTCCTATATACGTTGGTATCAATTGGAAGAAAATATTGTTACATTTAATTTGTCACCATATATTTTACACAGTGAAATAGAAGACATTATAgacaatgataataatattgATGATAATAATTCTGAGATACACCAATCATAATTTAGTAGAATTAAAGTAtgaagaaattttacaaaatgtaagttacaaaaaattatattggcataaacgaaatttcgaataaatatttattgataatGACTAACTTTATGTTGTTATATGATATAGAATTGAAAGAAAACACAATGCTCTATGAcaagaattaattaataatcacattaattattattttaatagataGTAATAACATATATACATTCACACTATCTATTTGATATAGAATCACTTAAAAAATTTGTagtagtaataaaataattacatcTTGCATTAACTAAATATGCATGAAATTAAGTTATGTGTAACAAGATTATGTAACACATTATTACCAACATGTAAAGTAAAAGTGAAAAAATATGTATGAAAGAACCTTATTTTCTATTGtaatgtttaaataaaatttctaaacattACACATAGAAGTTAACTCTGTGCAATTACAACAGTACCATTTTGCCCTATGGTTCCACTTTGTGACACTGTAGGAGCATTTGAAGATTCATTAACAGGAGATGCTGAATGATTATTAACATTTGTAGAAGCTAAAGCCTTATTACGTAATTCAAAGACTTGTTGAATGGCTTTACGAAAACAAAGGAAGTTGTAATCGATTACacctacgaagaaagaaatgaaagttGTAGAGATTGAGAATAATGTAATTAATACCTTTACATCATTCCATTAGTATATACTATCATTATTGTATCTATTTACACAGTTTTTATAAAAAAGTACATTACCTTGTCTGTCAAAATTATCTTCTCGTAAAATACAGACTAGAGCTAAGAATTTATTAACTTCTCGCAAGTACAAAATTGTTCCATTATTTAGTTTAATTAGACTGGAACTTTGACTGTCAAATGCTGCAGCCTCCAATTCTTCTCTCaaactaaaattaatttataaagttAATTATATCATAATGTAATGTTGCATAGAGGAATTTTATGCAACGTACCCATATATACAAGATACGTCAATAACAACATCAATCATATCACAACAAAGTTCATAACTTTGCATATCTACAGGAGAGCTATCAGttgcaatataaattttagaGACTACATCAAATAAAAATGCTTTTTCAATCGCAGAATTCTGCAaaacaaattataatttacgGTATAAAGAagtaagataaaaaaaaacaaatacactTTTGCCCTTACTGATATGAGTATATTAAGTAAATTTTCTAGAGTTGGTAACTGTAGTATCAATTTTTGTACAACTTTACTAAATGCTTCAAATATGCTATGATCGTATATGGACGTCAAATGAAAACTTAGATGAATTTGATCACACcctaaaaagtacacacatatatttgtatttgtatatttattttgaacAATATGAAAGTATTTTACTATGTTTAATAATTTATCTTGTTTACCAGCATCTGCAAGGTCATCATTTGCTCTAGTATGTATGTCCCTTTGGGTTTCCATTTTACAATCATCAGATAAACCATCAACTTTATGTATGAACACTTCAAATTTTATTGTTTGATTAACTTTGTATGCTTTTGTAATTGTTAAATGAAGTTTATTAAGCGCATCCATATAATCATCTTGAGCATCAATAACAAAAACTAATGCTCCACAACCACCAAATATCATGTCACTGTCAaaagtaggatcaaagaagtcAATTTGTCCTGGAAAGTCCCAAATTTGAAACTGAACAAAACTAGAGTTACTTATGTCAtccttaataattttatttgtgcTTTCCAAAAACAACGTTTCATTTGGTGACATCTTATGAAAAACTACTTTTTGTATTGATGATTTTCCACTTCTAGAATGAACATAAATTTCAAGCAACAGATAACATTGATAAAAGAAAAGTACTCTGAAAATTTAAATGAATACCTTCGAAGACCCATCAAAAGTATTCTAGGTTTTTGTTCCCCTGCTAAAGGATCCATTGATCCTTCAGTTTCCCCATCAAATGGTGCATATCCAAAGTCTTTAGGAAAAGAACCTACATCATAACCAGCTTGATATTGATCATCATCATCctacaataataaaatttaagtaatataaatattagagCATGAcatttgcatttgaaattaattaaaaatgtaagtAAAATGCATTATTAATTTCTATATGTGCATAAATGTATATTGAAATAAAGATGCATcactttattattaaatatatattttaatatttttctatatgtATAATATGCTAAATAAGAATAGCAGCAcatcaaaatttgtttaaataatgtaaactaaaagatacatttaaatattaaaatgccTAAAGTACTTAAAATATTAGATTATTTagtcgaaaataatttattaatatataacatGACATCAGTTACTATCAATGCAGCAATTTGAGTCATTGTAACACTTACCATATTCGTGatacttaaaatattttatttcttttaagtGCCTTTATTTTAAGGTAGACTTTGTATCCATAAACTCGCACAATATTATAGTGCTCTACACatttaagaaaatttgtattaatagcAATTAACAATTAATGCAAgtgaaacatatttttctttataattacGTGGAACCGTAATAAATGAT
The sequence above is drawn from the Ptiloglossa arizonensis isolate GNS036 chromosome 1, iyPtiAriz1_principal, whole genome shotgun sequence genome and encodes:
- the Grip128 gene encoding gamma-tubulin complex component 5 isoform X2; its protein translation is MGTKILNDIHNDMKQLITTITSFEENEEGFRICERFCTTSIKHHRYLSVNSNITKEAINALIAKFSIHGKYNVAKKFEELVNTFLSSFDFEQHPQYDLQWYLLTFLLELSKETCKSDLECLKLTRGECTFNTTGENENEITEEIDWAQYLKEGQENFFNDYESDTESKWSEDPEDIPKLSTNFQTSTINTNTDKALCIPTTKAELNKLSLALNEELKSRNWLMSNVQNTWWNELEWWKYPVKSKFCDAYLCEMHKATDTDLYSLGTLSEYLVCRELLWMFYTQTHMVVFQQIEDANYSIRPDISVPSLTTVAFNGILLPFCEYFSMIHDIEMFGIDLYSEQDGFYKKAPFTYEAYNAALRQHLIKFKNEIINIEKNFMKQDNCLTLLSLSMLLKKHLYSIKILYEVHKKVISNWRAYSNWKCASKLLSSLYFEIQKSHNRKRTNICASLYISSLTVYLNIIDTWLSEGRFEDWREEFIIVRFSSYATSENNEQYEAFSLRSLDSICLTDPIMQFLIKKVQHMGQSIELLVSFDRITDIWEINSGSSEIRSLVDEFYIKLEVEISKYGTCELQTKSPMFQENTVMDDENEDVEKNIIQELTEFNNPFLLKAFEGYIPPQLLKKDITDVCCSNIKNVKEDTNSLFERLEKVSNYILPFRKILESILADILVSRYNSASKLVKNIMSDEYKLESHLTLMRSVYMMEAGHIMSKFYQKLFQEIESNQMWSNSYFLSCILEEILSQWRPDSSSRWSVTVCNTNTNQVLVAVDNITLNYAIGWPMNIILNEKTFIKYNEIFRFQLRLKWALWTLNNLRFSDLEGSKSMYKRNKLEQFHIRRIESLRFSLLHAITSIHTYLSGQVLQNLSLVLEKSLMQADSLDAIISVHNEYLRKVHEHCLLTAEYDDLMATVNNLIEMCSHIRTRWNYKKLMFVSEELDMLESSYTKYHTYLALALHNAIQNKDANYCKSEILLTALYNIFQSNIPKFSKITSAS
- the Grip128 gene encoding gamma-tubulin complex component 5 isoform X3, encoding MGTKILNDIHNDMKQLITTITSFEENEEGFRICERFCTTSIKHHRYLSVNSNITKEAINALIAKFSIHGKYNVAKKFEELVNTFLSSFDFEQHPQYDLQWYLLTFLLELSKETCKSDLECLKLTRGECTFNTTGENENEITEEIDWAQYLKEGQENFFNDYESDTESKWSEDPEDIPKLSTNFQTSTINTNTDKALCIPTTKAELNKLSLALNEELKSRNWLMSNVQNTWWNELEWWKYPVKSKFCDAYLCEMWHKATDTDLYSLGTLSEYLVCRELLWMFYTQTHMVVFQQIEDANYSIRPDISVPSLTTVAFNGILLPFCEYFSMIHDIEMFGIDLYSEQDGFYKKAPFTYEAYNAALRQHLIKFKNEIINIEKNFMKQDNCLTLLSLSMLLKKHLYSIKILYEVHKKVISNWRAYSNWKCASKLLSSLYFEIQKSHNRKRTNICASLYISSLTVYLNIIDTWLSEGRFEDWREEFIIVRFSSYATSENNEQYEAFSLRSLDSICLTDPIMQFLIKKVQHMGQSIELLVSFDRITDIWEINSGSSEIRSLVDEFYIKLEVEISKYGTCELQTKSPMFQENTVMDDENEDVEKNIIQELTEFNNPFLLKAFEGYIPPQLLKKDITDVCCSNIKNVKEDTNSLFERLEKVSNYILPFRKILESILADILVSRYNSASKLVKNIMSDEYKLESHLTLMRSVYMMEAGHIMSKFYQKLFQEIESNQMWSNSYFLSCILEEILSQWRPDSSSRWSVTVCNTNTNQVLVAVDNITLNYAIGWPMNIILNEKTFIKYNEIFRFQLRLKWALWTLNNLRFSDLEGSKSMYKRNKLEQFHIRRIESLRFSLLHAITSIHTYLSGQVLQNLSLVLEKSLMQADSLDAIISVHNEYLRKVHEHCLLTAEYDDLMATVNNLIEMCSHIRTRWNYKKLMFVSEELDMLESSYTKYHTYLALALHNAIQNKDANYLTGLSSAFNCSMSCV
- the Grip128 gene encoding gamma-tubulin complex component 5 isoform X1, giving the protein MGTKILNDIHNDMKQLITTITSFEENEEGFRICERFCTTSIKHHRYLSVNSNITKEAINALIAKFSIHGKYNVAKKFEELVNTFLSSFDFEQHPQYDLQWYLLTFLLELSKETCKSDLECLKLTRGECTFNTTGENENEITEEIDWAQYLKEGQENFFNDYESDTESKWSEDPEDIPKLSTNFQTSTINTNTDKALCIPTTKAELNKLSLALNEELKSRNWLMSNVQNTWWNELEWWKYPVKSKFCDAYLCEMWHKATDTDLYSLGTLSEYLVCRELLWMFYTQTHMVVFQQIEDANYSIRPDISVPSLTTVAFNGILLPFCEYFSMIHDIEMFGIDLYSEQDGFYKKAPFTYEAYNAALRQHLIKFKNEIINIEKNFMKQDNCLTLLSLSMLLKKHLYSIKILYEVHKKVISNWRAYSNWKCASKLLSSLYFEIQKSHNRKRTNICASLYISSLTVYLNIIDTWLSEGRFEDWREEFIIVRFSSYATSENNEQYEAFSLRSLDSICLTDPIMQFLIKKVQHMGQSIELLVSFDRITDIWEINSGSSEIRSLVDEFYIKLEVEISKYGTCELQTKSPMFQENTVMDDENEDVEKNIIQELTEFNNPFLLKAFEGYIPPQLLKKDITDVCCSNIKNVKEDTNSLFERLEKVSNYILPFRKILESILADILVSRYNSASKLVKNIMSDEYKLESHLTLMRSVYMMEAGHIMSKFYQKLFQEIESNQMWSNSYFLSCILEEILSQWRPDSSSRWSVTVCNTNTNQVLVAVDNITLNYAIGWPMNIILNEKTFIKYNEIFRFQLRLKWALWTLNNLRFSDLEGSKSMYKRNKLEQFHIRRIESLRFSLLHAITSIHTYLSGQVLQNLSLVLEKSLMQADSLDAIISVHNEYLRKVHEHCLLTAEYDDLMATVNNLIEMCSHIRTRWNYKKLMFVSEELDMLESSYTKYHTYLALALHNAIQNKDANYCKSEILLTALYNIFQSNIPKFSKITSAS
- the Ragc-d gene encoding ras-related GTP binding C/D translates to MDDDDQYQAGYDVGSFPKDFGYAPFDGETEGSMDPLAGEQKPRILLMGLRRSGKSSIQKVVFHKMSPNETLFLESTNKIIKDDISNSSFVQFQIWDFPGQIDFFDPTFDSDMIFGGCGALVFVIDAQDDYMDALNKLHLTITKAYKVNQTIKFEVFIHKVDGLSDDCKMETQRDIHTRANDDLADAGCDQIHLSFHLTSIYDHSIFEAFSKVVQKLILQLPTLENLLNILISNSAIEKAFLFDVVSKIYIATDSSPVDMQSYELCCDMIDVVIDVSCIYGLREELEAAAFDSQSSSLIKLNNGTILYLREVNKFLALVCILREDNFDRQGVIDYNFLCFRKAIQQVFELRNKALASTNVNNHSASPVNESSNAPTVSQSGTIGQNGTVVIAQS